Proteins encoded by one window of Sorex araneus isolate mSorAra2 chromosome 3, mSorAra2.pri, whole genome shotgun sequence:
- the TMPRSS4 gene encoding transmembrane protease serine 4, with protein MEGQRAPVSNESPTRKYADPDSDQPLNRRGASPLHKGRSPLEAFKKVGVPIIAALLSLATIVIVAVLIKVILDKHYFLCPPLRFIPRRLVCDGQRDCASGEDEQSCVETFPSDNSPSVAAVRLSKDHSTLQVLDAPTGNWVSVCFDNFTEALARTACGQMGYDSKPTFRAVQIGPDQDLDVVSVTGDHGELQVGNSSGPCISGSLVSLQCLACGESLKAPRVVGGEKASVDSWPWQVSIQYDKQHICGGSVLDPHWILTAAHCFRKHLDVSNWRVRAGSDQLGNFPSLPVAKILVIPHNSTYPKEKDIALVKLQAPLIFSGTVRPICLPFFDEELSPGTPLWVIGWGFTEQDGGKMSDSLLQASVKVIDSTRCNAEDAYQGEVTEKMLCAGILEGGVDTCQGDSGGPLMYHSEQWQVVGIVSWGHGCGGPSTPGVYTKVTAYLDWIYSARKSVP; from the exons ATGGAAGGACAGAGGGCACCTGTGTCCAATGAGTCCCCAACTCGCAAGTATGCG GATCCAGACAGCGACCAGCCCTTGAACCGCCGAG GTGCCTCCCCACTGCACAAAGGCCGCAGCCCCCTGGAGGCTTTCAAAAAGGTGGGCGTCCCCATCATCGCGGCGCTGCTGAGCCTGGCGACCATCGTCATCGTGGCCGTCCTTA TCAAGGTGATTCTGGACAAGCACTACTTCCTCTGCCCGCCCTTGCGCTTCATCCCCCGGAGGCTGGTGTGTGACGGGCAGCGGGACTGCGCCTCGGGGGAGGACGAGCAGAGCTGCGTTGAGACCTTCCCCAGCGACAACAGTCCTTCTGTGGCAGCAG tCCGCCTCTCCAAGGACCACTCCACCCTGCAGGTGCTGGATGCCCCCACGGGCAACTGGGTCTCCGTCTGCTTCGACAACTTCACAGAAGCTCTGGCCAGGACAGCCTGTGGGCAGATGGGCTATGACAG CAAACCCACCTTCCGAGCCGTGCAGATTGGCCCCGACCAGGATCTGGATGTCGTGAGCGTCACAGGGGACCACGGGGAACTGCAGGTGGGAAATTCCAGCGG ACCCTGCATCTCGGGCTCCCTGGTGTCCCTGCAGTGCCTGG CCTGTGGGGAGAGTCTGAAGGCCCCCCGCGTGGTGGGCGGGGAGAAGGCCTCGGTGGACTCTTGGCCCTGGCAGGTCAGCATTCAGTACGACAAGCAACACATCTGCGGAGGGAGCGTCCTGGACCCCCACTGGATCCTCACGGCCGCCCACTGCTTTCG GAAGCATCTCGATGTGTCCAACTGGAGGGTGCGGGCCGGCTCGGACCAGCTGGGTAACTTTCCCTCCCTGCCGGTGGCCAAGATCCTCGTCATCCCGCACAACTCCACGTACCCCAAAGAAAAGGACATTGCCCTGGTGAAGCTGCAGGCCCCCCTCATCTTCTCAG GCACAGTCAGGCCCATCTGCCTGCCTTTCTTTGACGAGGAGCTCAGCCCCGGCACCCCGCTCTGGGTCATCGGATGGGGCTTTACAGAGCAAGATGGAG GGAAGATGTCTGATTCGCTACTACAGGCATCAGTCAAGGTGATTGACAGCACGCGGTGTAATGCCGAAGATGCATACCAGGGGGAAGTTACTGAGAAGATGCTGTGTGCGGGCATCCTGGAGGGCGGCGTGGACACCTGCCAG GGAGACAGCGGGGGCCCCCTGATGTACCACTCTGAGCAGTGGCAGGTGGTGGGCATCGTGAGCTGGGGCCACGGCTGTGGGGGCCCGAGCACCCCTGGAGTGTACACCAAGGTCACGGCGTATCTCGACTGGATCTACAGCGCCCGGAAG TCTGTGCCATGA
- the SCN4B gene encoding sodium channel subunit beta-4, whose protein sequence is MSGAWDRGQAGARWLGTGLLGLLLLPVSLSLEVSVGKAATIYAVNGTEVLLPCTFSSCFGFENLRFWWSYNSSDTYRILLDGTVKNEKSDPRVRLKNDDRITLEGSTKEKVNNISILLRDLEFTDTGKYTCHAKNPKENFLEHQATIFLQVVDKLEEVDNTLTLIILAAVGGFIGLMVFILLVKKLITFIIKKTQEKKKECLVSSSGNDNTENGLPGSKAEEKPPTKV, encoded by the exons ATGTCCGGGGCTTGGGACCGAGGCCAAGCCGGGGCCAGATGGCTGGGCACTGGGCTTTTGG GTCTCCTCCTGCTCCCCGTGTCCCTGTCGCTTGAGGTGTCCGTGGGGAAGGCGGCCACCATCTACGCCGTCAATGGCACCGAGGTCCTGCTGCCCTGCACCTTCTCCAGCTGCTTCGGCTTCGAGAACCTGCGCTTCTGGTGGTCCTACAACAGCAGCGACACCTACAGGATC CTCCTCGACGGCACGGTGAAGAACGAGAAGTCTGACCCCAGGGTGAGGCTGAAGAATGACGACCGCATCACGCTGGAGGGGTCGACCAAGGAGAAGGTGAACAACATCTCCATTCTGCTGCGAGACCTGGAGTTCACCGACACAGGGAAGTACACCTGCCACGCCAAGAACCCCAAGGAGAACTTCCTGGAGCACCAGGCCACCATCTTCCTCCAGGTCGTCGATAAAC TGGAAGAAGTGGACAACACGTTGACACTCATCATTCTGGCCGCCGTGGGGGGCTTCATCGGGCTCATGGTCTTCATCCTGCTGGTCAAGAAGCTGATCACCTTCATCATTAAGAAGACTCAGGAGAAGAA GAAGGAGTGTCTGGTGAGCTCCTCAGGCAACGACAACACGGAGAACGGCCTGCCTGGCTCCAAGGCGGAAGAGAAGCCCCCCACCAAAGTGTGA